In Solanum lycopersicum chromosome 5, SLM_r2.1, the following are encoded in one genomic region:
- the LOC101247023 gene encoding dehydrin HIRD11 translates to MAGIIHKIEEKLHIGGGHKEEEHKKEEHKGEGHKKDEHKEGFVEKIKDKIHGEESGENHKDGKEKKKKKKDKKEKKHDGHDSSSSSDSD, encoded by the coding sequence ATGGCAGGAATCATCCACAAAATTGAAGAGAAACTCCACATCGGAGGTGGCCATAAGGAAGAAGAACACAAAAAAGAGGAACACAAGGGAGAAGGACACAAGAAGGATGAGCATAAGGAAGGATTTGTTGAGAAGATAAAAGATAAGATCCATGGAGAAGAAAGTGGAGAGAATCACAAGGAtggaaaagagaagaagaagaagaagaaagacaaaAAGGAGAAGAAACATGACGGACATGATAGTAGCAGCAGCAGCGACAGTGATTAG
- the LOC101246721 gene encoding scarecrow-like protein 14, which translates to MGQYHEAGSAVKLEDEDCSFFADPNLINNLRVNDYFHDDYDPNLINNLRVSDNLVNISSPFQSDVERNALVPLTADDFHEDYDFSDGVLKYINQMLMEEDIEEKTCMFQESAALQAAERSFYEVIGEKYPSSTNHEKSSTLGQIERYAMGHCSGNDGRDGLLGPNWILDLGEDDVSHVPDDVALDSTSRSSNSLSGTVPDVPVDSPVSTLRIPDIFSDGESVMQFKKGVEEASKFLPTGNSLLADVRYHVVGKELRYKERKDAVVKVDKYGEKRYTERSRGKKNTFHEDIVDLTEGRNNKQSAVFSESTVRSEMFDRVLLCSAGKNESALREALQAISRQNASKNGPSKGSNGKKLQRKKKGGKRDVVDLRTLLTLCAQAVAVGNQRTANELLKKIRESSSPMGDGMQRLAHYFADGLEARMAGSGTHIYKALITRPVSAADVLKAYHLLLAACPFRTMSSFFSNKTIMNLAEKASTVHIIDIGIMWGFQWPGLIQRLASRPGGPPKLRITGIDFPNPGFRPAERVEETGRRLANYAESFKVPFEFNAIAQKWETVKLEDLKINKGEVLVVNCLYRFRNLLDETVVVNSPRDVFLNLIRRLNPDVFILGTVNGGYNAPFFISRFREALFHYSSLFDMLETIIPREVHERMLVEKNIIGQEAMNAIACEGAERIERPETYKQWQVRILKAGFRQLPLDEEIMRMTTERFKVYDKNFIIDVDSEWLLQGWKGRIASALSMWKAAY; encoded by the coding sequence ATGGGGCAATATCATGAGGCAGGATCTGCAGTTAAATTAGAGGATGAAGATTGCTCATTTTTCGCTGATCCGAATCTGATTAATAATCTCAGAGTTAATGATTACTTTCATGACGATTATGATCCAAATTTGATTAATAATCTTAGAGTTAGTGATAATTTAGTCAATATTAGCAGTCCATTTCAATCTGATGTCGAACGAAATGCTTTAGTTCCATTAACTGCAGATGACTTTCATGAGGATTATGATTTCAGTGATGGGGTTCTAAAGTATATAAATCAGATGCTTATGGAAGAGGATATTGAAGAAAAGACTTGCATGTTTCAAGAATCTGCAGCTCTTCAAGCTGCAGAAAGATCGTTTTACGAAGTTATTGGAGAGAAGTATCCTTCTTCCACAAATCATGAGAAATCGTCCACTTTAGGTCAGATTGAACGTTATGCTATGGGCCACTGTAGTGGAAATGATGGTCGTGATGGTTTACTAGGCCCAAATTGGATTCTTGATCTTGGTGAGGATGATGTGTCACATGTTCCCGATGATGTTGCTTTGGATTCAACTTCTCGGTCATCCAACAGTTTGTCAGGCACTGTCCCGGATGTGCCTGTGGATTCTCCTGTGAGCACACTTAGGATTCCTGACATATTTAGTGACGGAGAGTCTGTTATGCAGTTTAAGAAAGGGGTGGAGGAGGCAAGTAAGTTCCTTCCTACAGGCAATAGCTTGCTTGCTGATGTGAGGTATCATGTAGTGGGAAAGGAGCTACGGTATAAAGAGAGGAAAGATGCAGTCGTAAAGGTTGACAAGTATGGGGAAAAGCGATATACTGAAAGGTCGAGGGGGAAGAAAAATACCTTTCATGAAGATATAGTAGATTTAACGGAAGGGAGAAATAACAAGCAGTCTGCAGTGTTTTCTGAATCAACTGTCCGATCGGAAATGTTTGATAGGGTGCTGCTATGCAGTGCAGGGAAAAATGAATCTGCTCTTCGTGAAGCCTTGCAGGCTATATCAAGGCAAAATGCATCGAAGAATGGCCCTTCAAAGGGATCTAACGGTAAGAAGTTACAACGAAAGAAAAAAGGGGGTAAAAGAGATGTGGTAGACTTGAGAACACTTTTGACGCTCTGTGCACAAGCTGTTGCTGTAGGTAATCAACGGACCGCAAATGAGCTTCTGAAGAAGATAAGGGAAAGTTCTTCTCCTATGGGGGATGGAATGCAGAGGTTGGCACATTATTTTGCTGACGGTCTTGAGGCACGGATGGCTGGTTCCGGTACTCATATCTATAAAGCCCTTATTACACGGCCTGTATCAGCAGCTGATGTCTTGAAAGCGTACCATCTACTGCTTGCTGCCTGCCCATTCAGGACTATGTCTAGCTTTTTCTCAAATAAGACAATTATGAATCTAGCTGAAAAGGCTTCAACAGTACATATTATAGATATTGGCATTATGTGGGGTTTCCAATGGCCTGGCCTCATACAACGTCTCGCTTCTAGACCAGGTGGACCTCCCAAGCTTCGTATAACTGGGATTGATTTTCCAAATCCTGGTTTCCGACCAGCAGAAAGGGTTGAGGAAACTGGTAGGCGGTTAGCAAATTATGCTGAGAGCTTCAAAGTTCCTTTTGAGTTCAATGCTATAGCGCAAAAGTGGGAAACAGTTAAACTCGAGGATCTTAAGATCAATAAGGGTGAGGTTCTTGTGGTAAACTGTCTGTACCGGTTTAGGAATCTGCTTGATGAGACTGTGGTGGTCAATAGTCCAAGAGATGTTTTTCTGAATCTTATCCGGAGGTTGAATCCAGATGTTTTCATACTGGGAACTGTAAATGGTGGTTATAATGCCCCATTCTTTATCTCACGATTCCGTGAGGCTCTTTTTCACTACTCATCCTTGTTTGATATGCTTGAAACTATTATTCCCCGGGAAGTGCACGAGAGAATGCTGGTTGAAAAGAATATAATTGGTCAGGAGGCAATGAATGCCATCGCGTGCGAAGGTGCTGAGAGAATTGAGAGACCAGAAACATACAAGCAATGGCAAGTTAGAATTCTGAAGGCTGGTTTTCGGCAGCTTCCTTTGGATGAGGAGATTATGAGAATGACAACAGAACGATTCAAGGTGTACGACAAGAATTTCATTATTGACGTAGATAGTGAATGGCTACTGCAGGGCTGGAAGGGTCGTATTGCATCTGCACTTTCAATGTGGAAGGCAGCATATTGA